In Fundidesulfovibrio magnetotacticus, the genomic window GGATTGACGGCTTTGTTTCTGGCCCTGGCGCTGGCCGCCGCGACGCAGGCCCGCGCCCAGGCGAACCAGTTTCCCGTGATCACGGGCGAACACTGGGTGAATGCCACTCCCGAGGAACGGCTGGCCTTCATCGCGGGGCTGACCACCATGGTCGAGCTGGAAAAGGAAGTGCAGGGAGACAACCCGCCCCCGGACCAGCGCACCTTGGTGCCTGCCTGGGTGCAGAGCCTTTCGCGCTTCAAGCTCAAGGAGATCGTCGCCGCCCTTGACGAGGTGTTCGCCAAACAGCCGGACATGAAGGCCAAACCCGTGGTGGAAGTGCTCTGGTACGAGGTGGCCTTCCCCAAACCAGCGAAGCAATAGGAGGTCCGCCATGACCAGAACCATCGCATCGGGCGTCCTGGTGATGACGCTTCTCTTCTCCGGGGCCTGCACCAACATGTCCAAGACCCAGCAGGGAACCCTGAGCGGCGCGGCCATCGGCGCGGGCGCGGGCGCGGGCATCGCGGCCATCTCGGGAGGCTATGTGGGCGTGGGCGCGGCCGTGGGCGGCGCGCTGGGCGCGCTGGCCGGAGGCCTTTACGGCAATTCGCAGGAAAGAAAAGGCAGGTAACCCAAATGGTTCAAAGGGCCGTCCCGTGGGGCGGCCCTTAGTGTTCCATCGCCGGGAATCGGGTGTTGCAGGGGCGGTGGGGGGCTGCCTGGTTCCGTGGTGGTTCGTATGACGTACTGGTCCGGATTGTCGGGCGGCGGCCGCTCCGCAGGGCTCACGGCTGTCCGGGAGGATGCCCTTGTCAGCCGCGCTCCTTGCGCCTTGCCGCGAAGAAGCGGGTGAGCGTCGCGCCGCACTCTGCGGCCAGCACGCCGCCCAGCACCGGGAAACGGTGGTTCAGGAAGGGCAGTTCCACGCCCTTCAGGGCGGAGGATACGGCCCCGGCCTTGGGGTCGGCCGCGCCGTAGACCAGCCCCCCGATGCGCGCGTGCACCATGGCCCCCACGCACATCAGGCAGGGCTCCAGGGTCACGGCCAGGATGGCCCCGTTCAGGCGGTAGTTGCCCAGCGCCCGGCCCGCATCGCGCAGGGCCAGGATTTCCGCGTGGGCCGTGGGGTCGTTGGCCTCGATGGGGCCGTTGCAGGCCTCGGCCAGGATGCGCCCCGTGGCGGCCTCGAGCACCACCGCGCCCACCGGGGCCTCGCCCCCGCGGCCCGCCCGCCAGGCCTGCCTGAGCGCCCGGGTCATCACCAGACGCCAGGATTTCCAGCCCGGAGGCGGCTGGGAGAGGAGGGCGGAGGGGGGCGTTGTCGGTTTCATGGAAGCGGCTGCGCCCCGGGCGTCCGCCCCGTCGTCGCGCGGGGGGCAGGCGCGCGGCTCCTTCGGATCGACGGCGGCGGCCCTGTCGGTTGGTCTACGCGTTCCCTTTCAGGTGGCGCACGGCGTTCTCCAGAAGCGCGATGCCGAGGCTCGGCCGTTCGCCCCGGGTCCAACCCGGGTGGTTGGTGGGGTCGTTGAAGGCCTCGGGGTGCGGCATGAGCCCCAGGATGCGCCCGGAGGGGTCCGTGAGTCCGGCGATGGCCATGGGCGAACCGTTGGGGTTGTAGGGGTATTCCATGGTCGGCAGGCCCGAGGCCGGGTCGGCGTATTGCAGGGCGATGAGGTTTTCCGTGACGATGCGCGAGAGCGTGGCGTTGTCCTGGGGGATGATCATGCCCTCGCCGTGGCGCACGGGCAGGTCCAGGTGCTCGATGTCCTTGGTGAACACGCAGGGGCTGGCCCTGTTCACGCGCACCTTGACCCAGCGGTCCTCGAAGCGGCCCGAGTCGTTGTTGGAGAGCGTCACCTGGCGCTCGAAATATTTCTTGTCCAGCGCGGGCAAAAGCCCGAGCTTCACCAGGAGCTGGAAGCCGTTGCAGATGCCCAGCACCAGCCCGCCCCTGTCCAGGAAGGCGCGCAGCAGCTCCAGAAGCGGCGTGCCGTCCTTCGTGGCCGCGAATTTCCAGCGGATGGCCCCGGCCTGGCCCGCGCCGAGGTCGTCGCCGTCCAGAAATCCGCCTGGGAAGATGAGGAAGTTGTAGCCGGGCAGGTCCACCCTGCCGGCGGTGATGTCGGAAAAGTAGACGATGTCGGTCTGGTCGGAACCGGCCAACCGCGCGGCATGCGCGGACTCCGACTCGCAGTTGGTGCCGAAGCCGGTGACCACCAGGGTTTTCACGAGGGCCATGCTGGGAGCTCCAAGGGGTTTCTTGAAAAAATCGGACCGGTCGCTTAGACGTGTCCGGAGGAAGATACTTGCCCCCGCCCAATGCGTCAACTGGGCCGGGGTTTACCACTTTTGCCGGTTCCAAGGAGGCAGGGCCGCATGAAGACAAAGTTTCTATTCGTCACGGGGGGCGTGTTGTCCTCCCTGGGCAAGGGGCTGGCCGCCGCCTCCATAGGCGCGCTCCTTCAGGCCAGGGGCCTGAGGGTGACCATCCAGAAGCTCGATCCCTACATCAACGTCGATCCCGGGACCATGAACCCCTTCCAGCACGGAGAGGTCTACGTCACCGACGACGGCGCGGAGACCGACCTCGACCTGGGGCACTACGAGCGCTACCTGAGCCTCCCCATGTCCCAGAACAACAATTTCACCTCCGGGCGCATCTACAACACCGTCATCCAGAAGGAGCGCCGGGGAGACTACCTGGGCGGCACGGTCCAGGTGATCCCCCACATCACCGACGAGATCAAACGCTCCATCCTCGGCGTGGCCAAGGACGAGGACGTGGCCCTCATCGAGATCGGCGGCACCGTGGGCGACATCGAAGGCCAGCCCTTCCTGGAGGCCATCCGCCAGCTGCGCTCCGACCTGGGCAAGGACAACGTCCTCTACATCCATCTGACGCTCATCCCCTACATCCGCGTGGCGGGCGAGCTGAAGACCAAGCCCACCCAGCACAGCGTCAAGGAGCTGCGCTCCATCGGCATCCAGCCCGACATCATCATCTGCCGCTCCGAGATCGACCTCGACCAGTCGCTCAAGCACAAGATCGCCCAGTTCTGCAACGTGGACCCCGACGCGGTGTTCACCGCCGTGGACGTGAACAACATCTACCAGCTGCCCCTCAAGCTTTACGCCGAGGGCGTGGACCAGAAGATCGCCATCCTCCTGCGCCTGCCCGCCAAGAACGCGGAACTCGCCGCCTGGAAGGACCTCACCCACAAGCTGGCCAACCCCCAGGGCGAGGTCTCCATCGGCATCGTGGGCAAATACGTGGACCTCAAGGAGGCCTACAAGAGCCTCCACGAGGCCCTCATCCACGGCGGCGTGGCCAACGGCGTGCACGTGAACCTGCTCTACGTGAACTCCGAGGAGGTCACTTCGGCCAACGTGGCCCAGCGCCTGGCCGGACTCGACGGCATCCTCGTCCCCGGCGGCTTCGGCTCGCGCGGCGTGGAGGGCAAGATCGCCGCCATCCGCCACGCCCGCGAGAACAAGATCCCCTTCTTCGGCATCTGCCTGGGCATGCAGCTGGCCTGCATCGAGTTCGCCCGCAACGTCCTGGGGCTCACCGAGGCCAACTCCGAGGAATTCAACCGCCTGAGCCCCGATCCCGTGATCTACCTCATGCGCGAATGGTACGACTTCCGCACCAAGAAGATCGAAAAGCGCGACATGGACTCCGAAATGGGCGGCACCATGCGCCTGGGCGCCTACCCCTGCGTGGTTCAGCCCGACACCAAGGCCATGGAGGCCTACGGCAAGGCCCAGATCGACGAGCGCCACCGCCACCGCTACGAGTTCAACAAGGCCTACCACGCCCGCATGGCCGAGAAGGGCATGGTCTTCTCCGGGCTCTCTCCCGACGAATCCCTCGTGGAAATCGTGGAGCTGCCCGGGCACCCCTGGTTCCTGGGCTGCCAGTTCCACCCGGAATTCAAGTCCAGCCCCATGAAGCCCCACCCGCTCTTCCGGGAATTCATCCGGGCCGCCAAGACCCAGCGGGAATCGTAATAAAACCTGCGCCCCGTCGGCCTTCTCCGGCCGACGGGGCCTTCCTCTCCCCCCTCATGCGACCCTTCAAACGCCCCGCGCGCCCCGGCCTCAGCCGCCGCGCCCTGGCCCTGGCCCGCGACGTGCGCCTGCTCGTGCTCGACGTGGACGGCGTGCTCACCGACAACCGCCTCTGGCTGGACGAGCAAGGGCAGTCCCTCAAGTGCTTCTCCATCCCCGACGGCATGGGCCTGAAGCTCCTGGAGCGCGCGGGCATCGAAGTGGCCGCCCTGAGCGGGCTGCCCAACCATCAGGCCGAGGAGCGGCTCCGGCAGCTTGGCGTCACGGCCTTCCACGGCGGCCACCTGCGCAAGCTCCCCGTCCTGGAACGCATCCTCTCCGAGCGCGGCCTCGACTTCCCGCACCTGGCCTACATGGGCGACGACTGGCTCGACGCCGCGCCCATGCGACGGGCCGGGCTGCCCATGGCCCCCGCCGACGCCCAGCCCGAAATCCTGCGCCTGGCCGCCTGGGTCTCCCGCCTGCCCGGAGGGCACGGCGCGGTGCGCGACGCCGTGCGCCTGCTGCTCACCGCCCAGGGAAAACGCGAAGCCCTCTGGCGCGACATCGCCCTGTAGCCGATACGTCGGGCGAAATGCGGCGATGGCCGCCTGTCCGGCCGCGCAGAACCCGGTGAAACCCGCGAAGCCACCCGGGAGTGCGGAGGGCGAAGCCCTTTGCGCGCCGGAAGGTTCTCCCCGGACTGCCCGTTCGTCCGCCCCCGCCGTCCTTGGCGCTTCACGGAAAAAGCCGTCAAGTCTTGCTTCCGGTTCGGTTTTGGTGCATAACCACCGGGCTAGGCGGGCGTCCGGCATTCTTCTTGCTAGCCGCCCGGTCCAATCCACAAGGAGACGACAGCACGATGGCACTTGAGCTCAGGCAGCAACTCAAGCTTTCGCAGCAGCTGGTGATGACGCCCCAGTTGCAGCAGGCCATCAAGCTGTTGCAGCTTTCCCGTCTGGAGCTGGTGGAGACGGTGCAGCAGGAGCTCATGGAGAACCCGCTGCTCGAAGAGACCCAGTTCGACGACGAGCGGCCCGAGCCCACCATCGCCGAGGACTCCCACGCCCCCGACCCCACCCAGGAGGAGGGGGCCATGCAGCGCGAGCTGATGAAGACGGCCGAGTGGGACGACTACCTGGGCGATTTCGCTTCCACCTCGCGCCAGGCCACGGTGCGCGAGCACGAGACGCCCGAGGAGGGCATGTCCTTCGAGGCCAGGCTCACGGCCAAGCCCTCGCTGGAAGGCCACCTGGCGTGGCAGATCAGCCTTTCTCCCCTGGACGCGCGGCAGCAGGCCATCGCGGACGAGATCGTGGGCAACCTCGACTCCGGGGGCTATCTGCGCTCCAGCGCGGAGGAACTCGCCCAGGTGCTTGCGGTCACTCCCGAAGAGGTGGAGGTTGTCATCCAGGTGCTGCAGCGGCTCGATCCCGTGGGCGTGGCCGCGCGTTCGCCCCAGGAGTGCCTGCTGGTGCAGCTGGAGGTGTACGGCTACACGGACCCGGTGCTCCTGGAGATCGTGCGCGACCACCTGGAAGACCTGGAGAAGAAGCGCTACAAGCCCCTGGCGAAAAAGTTCCGCTTGAGCATGGAGGAGGTCAAGGAGTATCTGGAGATCATCCAGACGCTCGACCCCATGCCCGGCTCGCATTTCAGCTCGCCGGACCCGGTGTACGTGAGCCCGGACGCGTTCGTGTACAAATACGGAGACGACTTCGTGATCGTGCTCAACGAGGACGGCCTGCCCAAGCTCCAGCTTTCCCCCTACTACATGGAGGACATGGGCCGTTCCAGCGCCAACAAGGAAAAGGAATATCTCCAGGACAAGATGCGCAGCGCCCAGTGGCTGATGAAGAGCCTCTATCAGCGCCAGCGCACGTTGTTCAAGGTGCTCGAATCCATAGTGAAATTTCAGCGCGAGTTTTTCGAGGACGGCGTGACGCGGCTTCGCCCCCTGATCCTGAAGGACGTGGCCGACGACATCGGCATGCACGAATCCACCGTGAGCCGCATCACCACGAGCAAGTACGTGGCCACCCCGCACGGCATCTACGAGCTCAAGTTCTTCTTCAACTCGGCGCTGGAACTCGACGACGGCTCCTCGGTGGGTTCGGAGTCGGTCAAGGCCGTGATCAAACAGCTCATCTCGGCCGAGGACCCCAAAAAGCCCACCAGCGACGAACAGATCGCGGAGATTCTCAAGCAGCGCCTGCAGGTGAACATCGCGCGGCGCACTGTGGCCAAGTACCGCATGGCCATGGGCATCGAGTCCTCCTCGAAGCGCAAGGACGTTTTGTAGTCAAATCCGCCGCCACGCGGCGTCACCCCCGGAGGTCATCATGAATATCGCTTTCAATTTCAAGAACTTCGAGCCGTCTCCCGGCCTGCAGGAATATGCTGCCAAGCGTTTCGACAAGCTCTCCAAGTACATGAGCAATTCCGACAACGCCGAAGTGGTGGTCACTCTTTCCGTTGAAAAGACCCGCCAGATCGCCGACGTGGTCATCGACGCCGACGCCATGCACATCTCGGCCCACGAGCGCTCCGACGACATGTACTCCACCATCGACATGATCACGGACAAGCTCGACGCCCAGCTGCGCAAGCTGCGCGAGAAGATGAAGGACCGCCGCAAGGCCACCCAGGGCGACGTGACCATGGGCGTGGTGAGCTTCACCACCGAGGGCAAGGTCCACGCCATCGAGGAATCCGACAAGTACAGCCCCAAGCCCATGAGCGTTGAAGAGGCCGCCGAGCAGCTCGACGCCATGCACTACGAATTCCTGGTGTTCCTCGACGCCGAAACCGAGCGCGTCAACGTGCTCTACAAGCGTAAGAACGGCGACTACGGCCTGATCGATCCTGGGGTTTCCCTCTGATGCGCCTGGGGGAATACCTGCGCAAGGACTTCGTCCTGGAGGACCTGGCGGCCGGGGGCAAGCCCGACGTTCTCGCGGAGCTGGTGGCCCCCGTGGCCGCCGCCTTCCCGGACGTGGACCCGGCAAAGGCGCTGCGCGTGCTCATGGACCGGGAGAATCTCGGCACCACGGGCATCGGCGACGGCGTCGCCATTCCCCACGGCAAGATGGATTCGCTCAAGGAGATCGTCATCGTGGCCGGGCGCAGCCGTGCGGGGATCGATTTCGAATCCCTGGACCACAAGCCCTGCCGCATCTTCTTCCTGGTGCTCGCGCCCGAACACGTGGCGGGCATGCACCTGCGCATCCTGGCGCAGATCTCGCGGCTTCTCTCGGACGAGGGCTTCCGGCGCTCCTTCCTGGACGCAGCCGACCACGAGGCTCTCTGGAAGGTGCTTTCCAGCCACGCGTGAACCTGCCGGGCCCCGTGAGGGCCGGCGGCTTCGTCACGCAAACGGACGCGATGTGTGATAGGCCGGTCCCCGCCGCGCGACCACGCGGCGGGGACTTTTCACAAGGAGCGATGCCATGCCGGGAGCGAGCGTCCATCTGCCCGTGGTGGTGATCACGGGCCTGTCGGGGTCCGGGAAATCAACGGCCCTCAACGTTTTCGAGGACATGGGCTATTTCTGCGTGGACGGCCTGCCGCCCGTGCTCATGCCCAAGCTGGCCAGCCTCTTCCAGGGGCAGGCGGCAGTGCGCCACCGGGGCCTGGCCCTGGGACTGGGCGCCACGGACCTGGACGACAGCTGGGAAACCGCCCTGGGCGAGATACGCGCTTCGGGTAGCCACATCCAGATCGTGTTCGTGGAGGCCTCCACCCAGGAGATCATGCGCCGCTACGCCACCACGCGCAGGCCCCATCCCTACGAGTCCGAGGGCTACGGCCTGGGCGAGGCCGTGGACGAGGAGCGCCGACGCATGGCCCCCCTGCACGACGCCGCCGATCTGGTGATGGACACCACCGGCTTCTCCGTGCACGACCTGCGCCGCCAGCTCCAGGAAAAATGGATGTTCCTGGAGGGCCAGGGCACGGCCATGAAGGTGCACGTGATGAGCTTCGGCTTCAAATACGGCATCCCGGCCGAGTCCGACCTGGTGTTCGACCTGCGCTTCCTGCCCAACCCCTATTTCGAGGCCGGGCTCAAGCCCCTCTCCGGGCAGGACAAGGCCATCGTGGACTACGTGCTGGAATCCCCCCAGGGCAAGGCCTTCCTGCCCCGGCTGGTGGATTTCCTGCGGCAGATGCTGCCCCTCTACGCCCAGGAAGGCCGCTACCGGCTCACCGTGGCCGTGGGCTGCACAGGCGGCCGTCACCGCTCCGTGGCCGTGGCC contains:
- a CDS encoding PTS sugar transporter subunit IIA gives rise to the protein MRLGEYLRKDFVLEDLAAGGKPDVLAELVAPVAAAFPDVDPAKALRVLMDRENLGTTGIGDGVAIPHGKMDSLKEIVIVAGRSRAGIDFESLDHKPCRIFFLVLAPEHVAGMHLRILAQISRLLSDEGFRRSFLDAADHEALWKVLSSHA
- a CDS encoding CTP synthase is translated as MKTKFLFVTGGVLSSLGKGLAAASIGALLQARGLRVTIQKLDPYINVDPGTMNPFQHGEVYVTDDGAETDLDLGHYERYLSLPMSQNNNFTSGRIYNTVIQKERRGDYLGGTVQVIPHITDEIKRSILGVAKDEDVALIEIGGTVGDIEGQPFLEAIRQLRSDLGKDNVLYIHLTLIPYIRVAGELKTKPTQHSVKELRSIGIQPDIIICRSEIDLDQSLKHKIAQFCNVDPDAVFTAVDVNNIYQLPLKLYAEGVDQKIAILLRLPAKNAELAAWKDLTHKLANPQGEVSIGIVGKYVDLKEAYKSLHEALIHGGVANGVHVNLLYVNSEEVTSANVAQRLAGLDGILVPGGFGSRGVEGKIAAIRHARENKIPFFGICLGMQLACIEFARNVLGLTEANSEEFNRLSPDPVIYLMREWYDFRTKKIEKRDMDSEMGGTMRLGAYPCVVQPDTKAMEAYGKAQIDERHRHRYEFNKAYHARMAEKGMVFSGLSPDESLVEIVELPGHPWFLGCQFHPEFKSSPMKPHPLFREFIRAAKTQRES
- the rapZ gene encoding RNase adapter RapZ, whose amino-acid sequence is MPGASVHLPVVVITGLSGSGKSTALNVFEDMGYFCVDGLPPVLMPKLASLFQGQAAVRHRGLALGLGATDLDDSWETALGEIRASGSHIQIVFVEASTQEIMRRYATTRRPHPYESEGYGLGEAVDEERRRMAPLHDAADLVMDTTGFSVHDLRRQLQEKWMFLEGQGTAMKVHVMSFGFKYGIPAESDLVFDLRFLPNPYFEAGLKPLSGQDKAIVDYVLESPQGKAFLPRLVDFLRQMLPLYAQEGRYRLTVAVGCTGGRHRSVAVAEAVFDSLREAGYTMTLEHRHIEKG
- the tadA gene encoding tRNA adenosine(34) deaminase TadA, with the protein product MKPTTPPSALLSQPPPGWKSWRLVMTRALRQAWRAGRGGEAPVGAVVLEAATGRILAEACNGPIEANDPTAHAEILALRDAGRALGNYRLNGAILAVTLEPCLMCVGAMVHARIGGLVYGAADPKAGAVSSALKGVELPFLNHRFPVLGGVLAAECGATLTRFFAARRKERG
- a CDS encoding phosphoribosylformylglycinamidine synthase subunit PurQ, with the protein product MALVKTLVVTGFGTNCESESAHAARLAGSDQTDIVYFSDITAGRVDLPGYNFLIFPGGFLDGDDLGAGQAGAIRWKFAATKDGTPLLELLRAFLDRGGLVLGICNGFQLLVKLGLLPALDKKYFERQVTLSNNDSGRFEDRWVKVRVNRASPCVFTKDIEHLDLPVRHGEGMIIPQDNATLSRIVTENLIALQYADPASGLPTMEYPYNPNGSPMAIAGLTDPSGRILGLMPHPEAFNDPTNHPGWTRGERPSLGIALLENAVRHLKGNA
- a CDS encoding glycine zipper domain-containing protein, which produces MTRTIASGVLVMTLLFSGACTNMSKTQQGTLSGAAIGAGAGAGIAAISGGYVGVGAAVGGALGALAGGLYGNSQERKGR
- the hpf gene encoding ribosome hibernation-promoting factor, HPF/YfiA family translates to MNIAFNFKNFEPSPGLQEYAAKRFDKLSKYMSNSDNAEVVVTLSVEKTRQIADVVIDADAMHISAHERSDDMYSTIDMITDKLDAQLRKLREKMKDRRKATQGDVTMGVVSFTTEGKVHAIEESDKYSPKPMSVEEAAEQLDAMHYEFLVFLDAETERVNVLYKRKNGDYGLIDPGVSL
- a CDS encoding KdsC family phosphatase, which encodes MRPFKRPARPGLSRRALALARDVRLLVLDVDGVLTDNRLWLDEQGQSLKCFSIPDGMGLKLLERAGIEVAALSGLPNHQAEERLRQLGVTAFHGGHLRKLPVLERILSERGLDFPHLAYMGDDWLDAAPMRRAGLPMAPADAQPEILRLAAWVSRLPGGHGAVRDAVRLLLTAQGKREALWRDIAL
- the rpoN gene encoding RNA polymerase factor sigma-54, coding for MALELRQQLKLSQQLVMTPQLQQAIKLLQLSRLELVETVQQELMENPLLEETQFDDERPEPTIAEDSHAPDPTQEEGAMQRELMKTAEWDDYLGDFASTSRQATVREHETPEEGMSFEARLTAKPSLEGHLAWQISLSPLDARQQAIADEIVGNLDSGGYLRSSAEELAQVLAVTPEEVEVVIQVLQRLDPVGVAARSPQECLLVQLEVYGYTDPVLLEIVRDHLEDLEKKRYKPLAKKFRLSMEEVKEYLEIIQTLDPMPGSHFSSPDPVYVSPDAFVYKYGDDFVIVLNEDGLPKLQLSPYYMEDMGRSSANKEKEYLQDKMRSAQWLMKSLYQRQRTLFKVLESIVKFQREFFEDGVTRLRPLILKDVADDIGMHESTVSRITTSKYVATPHGIYELKFFFNSALELDDGSSVGSESVKAVIKQLISAEDPKKPTSDEQIAEILKQRLQVNIARRTVAKYRMAMGIESSSKRKDVL